The Pukyongia salina genome segment TAGTTGCTAAATTGAATGAATTTGAAGAGATTAACCTATTTACTCCCCGTATTACTGCTTTTTGCAGCTTGTAGCACCGAAATTAAAGAAGAAGATGAGGTAGCAGAGGAAGAGCTCCCTCAAATTATAGAAGAATACGGCTATATCCTTAACGATTTTAATGTAATTAGGGATACCATCAGGCCTGGAGATACTTTTGGGGCAATTCTGGATGCAAATGGTGTCACCCAGGATAAGATCTTTGAAGTAGCTACAAAATTCAAAGACAGCTTCGACGTTCGAAAAATGGTGGTGGGTAAACCCTATGTATTGCTAAATACCAAAGACAGCACAAATGCTACCCAGGTATTTATTTACGAGAAGAATAAAGTTGACTACGCAGTGGTGGATTTTAGAGATTCGATATCCTCCTTTAATAGCAGGAAACCTGTATCTTATGTAGAAAAAACGGCCTCCGGGGTAATAACTAGCTCGTTATATCAAACCATGGAGGAAAACGATCTTAGTCCGTATATGTCTGAGCGACTGGCCAATATTTATGCCTGGACCATAAACTTTTTCGCTATCCAGCCTGGAGATAGATTCAAGGTGATCTACACCGAAAAATATATCAATGACACCATTCCTGCAGGTCTTGATAAAATAAAAGCCGCATATTTCGAACACAAAGGAAAACAGCTTTATGCTTTCCGTTTCGTGGGAGACACCTTGAACCAGATCCCGGATTTTTACGATGAGAATGCCGAAAATCTTAGACGGGCCTTCCTGAAAGCCCCGGTAAAATTCAGCCGTATCTCATCTCGGTATAATTTAAATAGAAGGATCAAGTATTACGGTTATAAATTAAGGCCCCACAAAGGAACCGACTTCGCAGCCAATATTGGCACCCCGATTCTGGCTACAGCTGATGGTACAGTGACAAAGTCTGAACGCCGCGGAGGAAATGGCAATTATGTAAAAATTAAACACAATAGCACCTACGATACCCAATATTTACACATGAAAAGCAGAAATGTGAAAGTAGGAGACTTTGTGCGTCAAGGCGATGTGATTGGTTGGGTTGGGATGACCGGAAATACCGGAGGACCTCATGTTTGCTATCGTTTTTGGAAGAATGGAAAACAAGTGGACCCTTTTAAGGAAGATCTTCCTACATCGGAGCCATTAGCCGAATCTTTACAGCCAAAATATTTCCAATTTATCGCTCCCCTGAAGGAAAATCTGGACTGTATTACATATTAATTCCCCTCTTTTTTTGCTGTTGATAACCCTGTTATTAATTAAAGCACGGATTTTCAGAATGTTACTCATTAAATCTTACATTTAATCGGCGTGTATTTCTTAATATTTTCTTAATCCAAAAATTATTATAAGAAAATTATTGGAAGTAATTTTGCGCCAATATTCATAAACTAAACATTAAACAATGAAAAAACTTTTACTTTTAGTTTTCTTATTCGGCAGTTTTACTGCATTTTCTCAGGGAACGGTAACAGGAACAGTACAAGATGCTGATCTTGGAGGACCCCTTCCCAATGCAAGTGTTGTTGAGGTTGGTACCAGCAATGGTACTATTTCAGACTTCGACGGGAACTTTACTTTGTCCGTTTCATCTAATAGAGGGCAAGTTGAAATATCCTATTTAGGATATGTAACCAGAGTTATTTCTTTCACATTAAGTAATGGCTCGGCAAATCTAGGGTCTGTTTCTCTTGATGCCGATGCTGCTACATTAGGTGAGGTTGTAATTGTAGGTACAGGGGTAATTGACCTCGCAGACGACAGAAAAACACCTGTTGCCGTATCTACTATTACCGCTCAGGAGATCACCACTAAAGCAGCTGGTAACGTAGAATTTACAGAGGCGATGAAAAATACGCCTTCTGTATATGTTGCTAACCAGGCCGGAGGTTTTGGTGATAGCCAGATCTTCTTACGTGGTTTTAACGACAGCAACACGGCTTTCCTACTAAACGGACAGCCAATTAACAGTGTTGAAGATGGTAGAATGTTCTGGTCTAACTGGGCAGGTATGGCCGATGTAGCCAATGCCATCCAGATCCAAAGGGGTCTAGGATCCTCAAAACTTGCTATCTCATCTGTAGGTGGTACAGTTAACATTATCTCGAAAACTACAGATCAGCGCGAAGGCGGATTTGTTAGATTCCTGGCAGGTAACGATAGTTACTTTAAAGGAACAGCCAGCTATAACACTGGACTTAGTGACAGCGGTTGGGCTTTCTCTTTTCTCGTAGATCACTGGCAAGCACACAGAAAGTATGCTATAGGTACTGCAGGACAAGGACAAAACTACCTTTTCTCTGTAGGGTATAAGCCAAACGATAATCATGCATTTAACTTCCTTATCACAGGTGCACCGCAATGGCACGACCAGAATTTCTCTAACAGTCTGGACACCTACGAACTATACGGGGAGAAATACAATGGAAATACAGGATTCTTAGAAGGTGAGCGTTATACCGAAAGAAGAAATTTCTATCACAAACCGGTAGCAAACCTGAACTGGGACTACACAATTAGCGACAATGCAGACCTTTCTACTGTAGCTTATGCCTCTTGGGGCCGTGGTGGTGGAACAGGAATGTATGGACGTGGAAGCCGTGTTCGATTAGGTATCAACGGTGAGATCGATTTCGATCAGATCGTTCAGAATAACATGGATATTGCAGATTCTAACGGCGTTGGTGCCTTTAGCGACGCACGTATCCGCAGATCGTCTATGAACAACCATAACTGGTACGGACTTCTTTCCAGCTTAAACCTTGAAGCAGGCGAAAACTGGAACATCAATGCTGGATTTGATGGTAGATTATATCATGGAGATCACTTCAGACAAGTGAACGACCTGCTAGGACTCACCGGTTTGGAAGAAAACGGACAGATCTTTATGAACGAATTCGAAGCCAATCCATGGAGTACCTTATTCGACTTTGCCGAAGAGGGAGATCGTATCGACTACGACTACTCTGAAGACATCAACTACTTAGGTGGTTTTGGTCAGGTAGAATACGCTACCGATAGATTCTCGATCTTTGTTCAGGGAGCATTTTCTACTCAGTCATTCCAAAGAGAAGAGCGTTTCGACCTGGCAAATGCCGGTAAATCTGAAAAAGTAAATAAAACCGGATATAACATCAAAGGAGGGGCCTCTTTCAACATTACGGAGGAGCATGCGATCTTCGCAAATGCGGGTCAGTTCTCACGTCAGCCATTCCTGGATAACATTTTCAGAGATGTTCGTGGTTCTAACGACCTGGCTATGCCCGAAGTTGACAACGAAGAGATCCTTGGTCTGGAAGCAGGTTACCGTTTCCAAAACAGCAATCTACGTGTGAATGTAGACGTATACCGTACAGAATGGGGTAACAGATTTATCTCTGCTGGCGGTGAAGACAATTCAGATCCAAAAAACTCTGTATTCTATACAGATAGATTTACCGATGTAACTCAGCTTCACCAGGGTGTTGAATTCGATTTCGAATATCGTCCAAACTACGGAGCATGGAGACTACGAGGATACGGATCTATCGGTAACTGGAAATTTGATGGAGAAACTCCTTTCACAAGACAGAATGATGATACCAGTGAGTTCATAATCACCGATGGTATGTTGGATCTAACCGGAACTAAAGTAGGTAACGCACCTCAAACATCTTTTGGTGCAGGGCTATCAGTTAAATTATGTGACGGACTTACAGTAGATGGAGATTACAACATCTATACAGACCTTTATGGTTTCGTGAGTGCCGATGATGTAATTGAAGCTGCTCAAATGGGTGAGCGCTACCAGGCAGAACGTTTGCCAGCGTACACTTTGGCAGATGCCGGACTTACTTATAAGTTTACTTTAGGGGGACAGCGTCTTACCTTCAGAGGTAACGTATACAACCTGTTCAACGAAGCCTATATTAACCAGAGAGATGCTTTCGGTTATTACTTAGGTGTTGGAAGAACGTATAACGCAAGTTTACGATTAAACTTCTAAGGATTTTTTCTTCGGAAGTAAAAACCGCCTCTCCGGCTTTATGGAGAGGCGGTTTTTTTATTCAAAATATGCTACCTTTGAAAGACTTCTAAACAAAACCAACTATGTACACAACCGTTCAGTTTATTCATTCCTGGTGGGCCTATCTCGTGCTTTTTATGCTTCTTATAGCTACTATTAACTCCTTGGCCGGCCTGGTAGGCAAGAAAGAATATCAACCTAAGGATTTCCGAATAGCACTCTTTACGCTAATTGTCACTCATATCCAGTTTCTAATAGGTTTAATTCTCTATTTCATTTCCCCAATGGGGCTTAAGAATATCTCTAACGTAGGGATGAGTGAAGTGATGAAGAACGGGGAGTTCAGGCTCTACGCGGTTGAACATCCACTGATCATGATCATAGTGGTTGTGCTGGTGACTGTAGGTTACTCCAAGCATAAAAAACGGCTGGTTTCGGGGCCCAAGTTCCGGGCACTTACCATTTTCTATGCGCTGGCACTTATCTTTACCCTAAGCCGTATCCCATGGGCTCAGTGGTTTAGTTAATTTGTGTTATTAACTGAAGCTTGAGTTTCTTTGATCAGGTAAACATAAACCGGAAAATGATCGCTGTATCCACCGGTGAAACCACTTGCCGTAAAACTGCGAAAAGGATATCCTTTATATCTACCTTCTCGAGCAATTAGTATTTGTGCATTATAGATCCCTGCCGTGTAAAACCGATACGAGCTGTAATCTTTTTTTAATAATTCTGAAGACAGCATGATCTGGTCGAATAGATTCCATCCATCTGCGTAGCCCAGGGTTCCAAGTCCTTTTCGATACATGGATTCCATTGGGTTGTACAATTTTTTAAGCTGTAAGCTGTCTTTTTTAGTCGTGGTTTTCAGGGTTCTTTTTATACTCGTATTTACCGGATCATCGTTAAAATCACCCATATTGATGATCTTAGCATACGGATCTATACTCCACAATGAATCTATTAATTGTTTATTGAGCCTTGCGGCCTTAATTCGTTTCCCCTGGCTTCTGGCTTCACCACCACTACGTGATGGCCAGTGGTTCACGATTATATGGATCAATTCCCCTTCAAGGTATCCACTTACAAGAAGTTGATCCCGTGTAAAGATCCTTTTCGTTCTGTCCTGGTCGTCGAAAAGTAAAAGTTCCATTGCTTTGTATTGAGAAGGAACAAAAGCAGACTTCTTGTAAAGTAAGGCAACGTCTATACCCCGGCGATCGGGCGAATCGAAATGAACCAATCCGTACTCTGTTTCTCTCAAGGGATCGGCATTAAGCAGATCTTCCAGTACTCGCCTGTTTTCAATCTCACAAACTCCAATAATAGACGGTGGCTGCCCAGTTACCTCTTTTCCAATTTCAGAAATAACAGTAGCCATATTCCTTACCTTTTTCCAATAGATTTCCTCCGTCCAGTGATCCTTACCCTCCGGTGTTCTGTCGTTGTCGAAAGTGAAAGGATCGTCTTCAAAATCGAACAAGTTCTCGAGATTGTAAAAGGCAATGGTGTGGATCTTGAATGACCTGTATTCCTGTGGTTGGATATAGTTAGGCCATAAAATTATCGTTAGGAGGAAAAGGTATGAGATTCTCATTTTTAGAGTGGTTTAGACTTCATACCGGGGAGGAGTTAAAAGTAGAAAAACAAATTTAGGCAACACATGCTTTTCATGAAATCAGACTTATAACTATTCAAAAATCTAAGTAAAACACTAAACCCTAAGCGTGTTTTTTTACTTTTATTCGATCTAGCAGTATCTAGTTCTTCCCACACAACGTATATTTTTTCGATTAGAACTTCGCTTTACGAAGGTTAAGATCAATGTTCGAATAAATACGTACTAACGATTTCCTTCCATGAGGTGTTCGGGATTGATTGTTTTATTTTTCATGCTCATGAGCGTGTTTGGCTATACGCAAACCTCTGTTGTAAAAGGCAGGATTCTGGATTCTTATTCAGGAACTGCCGTCCCAGCTGTTCAGGTGCAGATATTGGGGCACTTACAGCAAGTGCAAAGCGACAGTAACGGTTATTTCATCATCTCCGAAATTGATCTTCCCGTTGGAGAACAAATCATCCAGTTATCTCATGACGACTATTTAACAAAAAAATTGAGGGTTACCATCAATAATGGTAAGACAATAGATCTCAATCCTGTATTGCTGGAAGCAGATCTGTCTGTGGGAGAGCAACAAACCGGGATCATCAGTTTAACCGATTACGAATTGGATGAGGAAGAAGAGAGTTCGCAAAATATCTCGGGATTATTACAGGCCTCCAGGGATGTTTTTCTAAACGCGGTAGCCTACGATTTCAGCGCTACTTTTTTCAAACCAAGAGGGCTGGATAATTCACATAGCAAGTTACTTATCAATGGGATTGTAATGAATAAATTAGTTTCGGGCAGACCCTTATGGAGCAATTGGGGCGGATTAAATGATCTTCAGAGAAATATCGCGTACGACCGAGGGACTACCCCGGGCGATCAAGATTTTGGAGGTGCCAATGGGTCAACACATATACTCATGCGCGCGTCTCAATACAAACGGGGAGGACGTATCTCTTACGCACTTGCGAACAGGAGCTATGAAGGCAGAGTCATGGTATCTTACAGTAGCGGACATACAAGAAGTAAATGGTCGTATTCGGTATTAATATCAAGGCGATTTGGAGAAAGAGGCTATGTAGAAGGGACTCCCTACGATGCCAATTCGGTTTTTATTGCTGTTGAGCGTGCATTAAACGAAACTCACAGCCTTAATCTCGTTGGCATCTATACTCCCGTACAGAGAGGCCGCTCCACCGCACTTACCGAGGAAGTAGAAGCGCTTAAAGGAAACAGCTATAATCCGCATTGGGGCATTCAGGACGGAAAAATACGAAGCAGTAGAATCCGGTACATTGAAGAACCCATACTCATGCTGAATCATTATTGGAAAATTTCCGAAGGGAACAAAATCAATAACAATATTGCGTATCAAAGCGGGAAGATTGGGAACAGCCGTCTGGATTATGGTGGTAGACGAAATCCGTTGGCAAATTATTACCAGCGATTACCAAGTTATTTTCTTCGGAACCCAAACCCTACACCCCTGGATTTTCAGTTAGCCTACGAAGCTGAGCAGGAGTTTATTAATAACGGACAGCTTGATTGGAATTCCCTTTATGAGGCTAATACTAAAACGGCAGGAGGACTTTCGGCCTATATCATTCAGGAAGATGTGACCAGGGATACTCAACTATCGATGAGCAGTATTTACAATGGGAGCCTGTCTGAAACTGTACGTCTGGATGGTGGGCTGAGCTATCGCATACTAAAAAGTGAGAATTATGCCGAAGTTAATGACCTACTGGGCGGACAAGGTTACTTGGATATAGATCACTTTGGAGAGGATACTAATTTTATACAAAGTGATATTCAAAATCCGGACAGGATTGTAATCGCAGGAGAGCGATATAAATATAATTATGAAATTAAGGCCTCAAACCTAACTGCTTTTATTCAAACAAGGATAAACCTACGCAGGGTGGATCTTTACGTTACCGGGGGATTGTCTCAGGTAAATTATCAGCGAACAGGTCTATTTCAGAACGGATATTTCGCTCAACCTAACAGATCTCTGGGGGACAGCGAGACTATCAATTTTACCGCCTTTAGCGCCAAATTTGGAGGACTCTATAAATTTAATGGGCGTCACTTTTTCGAATTAAACGCCGCCATGCTGGCACACCCACCCACTTTGCGAAATAGCTTTGTTAACCCCCGCCAGAACAATGATATCGTCGATGGTCTGGCAATAGAGAATACCAGGTTGGCAGATGCGAGCTATCTGTTTCGTACTCCCAATGTTAAAGCGAGGGTTTCTGCCTTTTACAATGAACTATCTAATCGTACCGAAATTGGTTTTTACTTTACTCAGAATGCGTTGGGGAGTGAAGATAATAACGCTTTTGTACAGGAGATCGTTACCGGGATCGGCAATAGAAATGTAGGGCTGGAAATAGGAGCTGAAGTAAAAATTTTCCCAACCTTCAAAATAAAAACAGCTGCATCTTTGGGGCAATATATTTATAGCTCTAATCCTGTGCTATACTTATCCGGAGACGATTTCGACAGCGACCCGTTAGATGGAGTGGTGGAAGGAAACGACATTGAAATCGTTGGTAGTAAAAGAACTGTGATCCTGGAGAATTATCACGTGGCAGGGGGTCCGGAGAGAGCAGCCCAGATCGGGTTGGAATACCGCAACCCCAATTTTTGGTGGGCCGGAATTACAACCAATTATTTTTCGAATTCCTATGTTGATATTAGTTATCTAAGACGTACGCCCGATTTCTACACAGATTCCGACGGTCTTCCTTTTTCAAACTACGATATAAACACGGCGCAGGCTTTACTTAAACAGGAAGAGCTCGATGATTATTTTCTGGTGAATGTGGTGGGAGGAAAGTCCTGGCGCATTGGCGGGTACTATATAGGGTTTTTTGCATCGATCAACAATTTACTTGATAGCAGATATAGAACCGGCGGATTTGAAGATTCTCGTAGGGTAAGTTACCAACAGCAATTGGAAGAGAAAAACAGGAGATACGGACCCCTGTTCGGGAATAAATATTTCTTCGGAAATGGAACTACCTATTACGTAAACATATATCTAAGATTTTAATTGTATTAATTTCAGAAATTATGAAAAATCTCCTTCTTATAACATGTGCTTTCTTACTACTAAATATTTGCATTATTTCCTGTGTTAACGATGATGAGTTCAATGTGCCTGAGATCGAGCTTGCAGCTATTGAGCTTTCGGGCTCGGAGATAAGTATTGGAGCCTTAAAGGATGCCTTGCTCCAGGAAATCGCCAATAATGGCAATACTGTTTTAACCATAGATGAAGAGATTTATATAACGGCCTACGTGATCTCAAGTGACGAACATGGAAATTTCTTCGAAGAGATCGTTGTTCAGGACGCTCCAAATACACCATCAGCGGGGCTGAAGATAAAGATCGATTCTAACCCCTTATTTTCCCGTTTCGAATTCGGGCGGAAAGTGTATGTAAAACTTATGGGCCTTACGGTTGGTTTGGATAGCGGACAACTTTCGGTGGGGATCAGGGATGGAAACCGGATTGGCCAGATATCGGAGTCTCGTATGTTCGACTATGTAGCCAGGGATACTACGGTGGTTACCATCGAGCCGGCTCTTGTTTTAATTTCAGAACTTTCTGAAGCGCATATAAACACCTATGTTCAGTTAGATGACGTTCAATTCAACCGTATGGAGGTGCTTGGAGACGATCCACTTACATATGCCGGGGAACCCACCGATATGTTCGACGGGGAGCGCACCTTGGAGAGTTGTACCGAAAATGCGAGTATTGTATTTAGCACTTCCACCTTTGCCGATTTTAAATCTGTGCGAATGTCGGCCGGGAAAGGTTCTGTAACCGGAATATTCACCTATAATTTTTTTGGAGATGAATTCAATTTGGTGGTAAACGATCTCAATGGAATACAGTTGGATGGGATGGATCGCTGTGATCCACTGGAGGTTGATTGCGGTGTTGCGGGGATGGTAGGCAGTACAATTTTATTTACTGAGTTCTTCGAATCTCAAATAGAAGGTGAGCCCATTCAGGGTAATGGCTGGACTAATTTTGCCGAAGCCGGCTCCGAATTATGGGAGGCCTATTTCGACGACGGATCCAATGCATCACTTGGGATCTCGGCACGAATGGGTGCTTATATGAGTGGCGACGATGCAAATATTGGCTGGCTCATCACTCCCGAAATAAATTTCGAGGGGCAGCAAGGAGAAACGCTTAGTTTTAAAACTTCCAATAGTTTTGCCGATGGTAGTACTTTGGAACTGTTTTTTTCTCATGACTGGAACGGTGATCCGGTGTCTGTCACCTCTGCAACCTGGAATCTTCTACCCAGTGCAGTGATCGTGCAGGATGACGACTTCTTTGGAGATTGGATTTTTTCGGGGAATGTAGATTTAAGTTGCATTGAAGGTACAGGCCATATTGCATGGAGATATACAGGAAGCGGAGATCCCGATTTTGATGGCACCTACGAGTTGGATGAGATCGAAATTCGATCTAATTAATTTTATTGCATACTTTCGTATCGTGAGACCAACGGTACTACATTTTAAGTTTTATCTCGGTGTGGCTACGGTCATCTGTATGGCAGGACTAAGCGGCTGCGAGAAAAAACAGACCCTACCGGATCCCCTGGAGGCAGGATGGGAGGGAAACAAGGTATGCGAAGTGATCCAGGACGATAGTAGTTTACGTGTATTAAAGTGCACCTTTCCGCCGGGCGTTGGGCATGAGAAGCACTATCACCCACCACATTTTGGATATACATTGCGGGGAAGTACCTTCAGAATAAAAGATACCACCGGAACACGGGAAGTGGATGTACCCACCGGATACAGTTTTTCAAACTATGAGATCCAGCAACATGAGGTGTTGAATATCGGGGATAGTACTGCCGTGTTTTTAATCATTGAGCCAAAGAATTAAGAAAGAAATAATAAAAAACCCTTTCAGTTCGAAAGGGTTTTTAATGGATGATATTAGTTAGTTGAAAACGACTAGCGTTCTACGATTATAAATTCGGATCGTCTGTTCTTGTCATGTTGTTCTTTCGTACAATTAGTGCCACAGTCGAATTTTGGATCGGTTTCACCTTTTCCTTCCCCACTAATTCTTGAAGCATCTATTCCTTTCGAGATCACATACTGAACTGTAGACTGAGCTCTACGCTCACTAAGATCTAAGTTATACTTGTCGTTACCCCGGTTATCGGTATGACTTTCTACCTTGATCACCATCCTTGGGTATTTCATCATAATAGCCACTAATTTATCCAGTTCGAATGCCGCCTGAGGCTTGATATTGGACTTATCAAGATCGAAATAAATAGGATTAAGAACCACACGGTCGTCTACGATGATTTCTTCAATAGGACGAAGTCTTATCACTACATCGACTTCGGTATTATTGGCAGCCTCAACCACAACAGCATTGCTCTCGAAATCCTTCATGATCCCTTGTAATACATGTCCTTTATCACATTCGGCAGAGAATTTGGTTGTACCATTTTCGCCGGTAGTTCTCGAACTCAAGTTGTTTTCAAATTCGTCGTACATATCTACGCGAGCTCCCGAAATGGGCCCATCGGTATATTCGTTAAGTACAGTTACATTGTAAGTTACTTCACAGGCGATCTCAAGTTCTTTTACAGCATAGATATCGTCTCCACCTTTTCCGCCCTCTCTGTTGGAAGACACATAACCGGTCATGGTCACAGGGTCGAATACAAAGGCAAAATCGTCGCTGGAACTATTTACGCCTTTCCCCATATTCACCACTTCCATATTACCGCTACGGGTAATGGGAACCATAAATACGTCAAGTAATCCAATACCTAAATGACCATCACTGGAGAAATAAAGAGAACCGTTACTGTCTACAAATGGAAATCCTTCCCGGCCTTCGGTATTTACAACACTACCCATGTTTTCGGGTGTTCCAAAAGTACCATCCTTGTTAACGGTAACTTTGTAAATATCACTCATTCCCTGTCCGCCCGGCATATCACTGGCGAAGTACAAGGTATTCCCATCCGGGCTTAATGCCGGATGCTGTACAGAATATTCGTTGCTATTCCATGGTACAGACTGAACGCCTTTCCATTGGCCGTCGATCAATTCGGCGTAGTATAGATTGATATGGTTAACACCCTCTTCACTCTTATCGTAATCTCCCTGGTAGTAATCATTTCTGTCGAAGTACATCCGTTTACCGTCTGCAGTAATGGCAACAGTACCTTCATGAAATTTTGTATTTACATCTCCGGCTTCAAGAAGGGTGGCATTTTTAATGGTACCACCTACGTTTTGAGCCTTATAAATATCCAGGTACGGCTCTTCGTTCCAGCCATATTTTTTACGTTTAGTATTTCTACTAGAGGCAAAATAGAAATCCTTCCCCATTACGAACGACCCGAAATCGGAGTACTCGGAGTTGATCTCCTCAAGATTTTTAGCCTCCCAACGCTGAACTTCGTCCATGATAAGCGGGATGTAATTAGGGTTTTTCATAAATTCCCGGGCGCGCGA includes the following:
- a CDS encoding OmpA family protein, whose translation is MKKLFTFLLIIAVSTTVTTAQNKDTKKADQLYARYQYTDAAEAYQKLLKKGKGSRYVFQQLGNSYYFINDTKKAETYYKRVVKGRNLDPEVIYNFAQSLKANGKFSEHNTWMQKFAELKPNDSRAREFMKNPNYIPLIMDEVQRWEAKNLEEINSEYSDFGSFVMGKDFYFASSRNTKRKKYGWNEEPYLDIYKAQNVGGTIKNATLLEAGDVNTKFHEGTVAITADGKRMYFDRNDYYQGDYDKSEEGVNHINLYYAELIDGQWKGVQSVPWNSNEYSVQHPALSPDGNTLYFASDMPGGQGMSDIYKVTVNKDGTFGTPENMGSVVNTEGREGFPFVDSNGSLYFSSDGHLGIGLLDVFMVPITRSGNMEVVNMGKGVNSSSDDFAFVFDPVTMTGYVSSNREGGKGGDDIYAVKELEIACEVTYNVTVLNEYTDGPISGARVDMYDEFENNLSSRTTGENGTTKFSAECDKGHVLQGIMKDFESNAVVVEAANNTEVDVVIRLRPIEEIIVDDRVVLNPIYFDLDKSNIKPQAAFELDKLVAIMMKYPRMVIKVESHTDNRGNDKYNLDLSERRAQSTVQYVISKGIDASRISGEGKGETDPKFDCGTNCTKEQHDKNRRSEFIIVER